A window of the Henckelia pumila isolate YLH828 chromosome 3, ASM3356847v2, whole genome shotgun sequence genome harbors these coding sequences:
- the LOC140889306 gene encoding uncharacterized protein — translation MWNLYSSGTCNCMCPTLQEGYAEQVNAAGGFPGPPQQKYDPYSNTYNPGWRDHPNLRYGNPQANPPGPQAPEHNQSYRPPYPPPHSALRFLRQDTRTSIQNLNTQMGQLAAAISKLEAQNFSRLPSQIVVNPKENVSAITLRSGKELQIQDGLVKEPAEIEGDKEAKVEENEPIPKEAPRGDDQLDTAMLDLGASINVMPCSVYASLNLGPLNETDIVIQMADRSTIFPRGLLEDVLVQVGELVFPADFYILDMNKNELNSPILLGRPFLKTSKSVIDVDNGTLTMEFDGKIAKFNIFDALKNSVCESVVNILATPAEISTAENFISDMQAPKTATKHPPDRAKRISKKSKQKKHGTLTGKIMKWVKVDKGTRFKPP, via the exons ATGTGGAATTTGTACTCAAGTGGGACATGCAACTGCATGTGTCCCACTCTTCAAGAGGGATATGCTGAACAAGTCAATGCAGCTGGAGGATTTCCAGGACCACCTCAACAGAAGTATGATCCTTACTCCAACACGTACAATCCAGGTTGGAGGGATCATCCGAACCTCAGATACGGAAATCCACAAGCGAATCCACCTGGACCTCAAGCACCAGAGCACAATCAATCTTATAGGCCACCGTACCCTCCACCACACAGCGCCCTCAGATTCCTACGCCAG GACACCCGGACGAGcatccaaaacttaaatacCCAAATGGGCCAGCTCGCTGCAGCAATTAGCAAGTTGGAAGCACAAAATTTCAGCCGTTTACCTTCACAAATAGTGGTGAATCCGAAGGAGAACGTGAGTGCTATTactttgaggagtggaaaggagCTGCAGATTCAAGATGGATTGGTCAAAGAACCGGCAGAGATTGAAGGGGACAAAGAAGCTaaggtggaggagaatgagCCCATTCCTAAAGAAGCACcgagag GAGATGATCAGCTTGATACAGCCatgctagatttaggagcatcgattaatgtGATGCCATGctctgtttatgcttccttaaatcTTGGGCCTTTGAATGAAACTGATATTGTTATCCAAATGGCTGATCGATCTACTATTTTTCCACGGGGTTTATTAGAAGATGTCCTAGTGCAAGTTGGCGAATTGGTCTTCCCGGCTGATTTTTATATTCTTGACATGAATAAAAATGAATTGAATAGCCCTATTTTATTAGgaagaccattcttgaaaacttctAAGTCTGTAATAGATGTTGATAACggtactctcactatggaattcgatggaAAAATtgccaaatttaatatttttgatgccCTGAAAAATTCTGtttgtgaaagtgttgttaatatacttgcaacgcctgctgaaatttCTACTGCTGAAAATTTTATCTCTGATATGCAGGCACCAAAAACCGCGACAAAACATCCTCCTGACCGAGCGAAAAGAATCTCCAAGAAGTCGAAGCAGAAAAAGCATGGAACATTGACTGGAAAAATTATGAAATGGGTAAAGGTGGACAAAGGAACCAGATTTAAACCACCCTGA
- the LOC140886264 gene encoding paired amphipathic helix protein Sin3-like 2, protein MDDEKTVVKLHKDQKKHVDKENRDKRNRDQEDIDPENENNGDIGMHRLPDRNKSAKKVGEFGGNSNLASYDDKDALKSMYSQEFTFCEKVKERLGSKDDYQEFLKCLHIYST, encoded by the exons atggatgatgaaAAGACAGTTGTGAAGTTGCATAAAGATCAGAAGAAGCATGTAGACAAGGAGAACAGGGATAAAAGAAATCGTGATCAAGAAGACATAGACCCTGAAAATGAAAACAATGGAGACATTGGCATGCACCGGCTCCCTGATAGAAATAAATCTGCTAAGAAAGTCGGAGAATTTGGAGGAAACTCAAATCTCGCATCCTATGATGACAAAGATGCATTGAAAA GCATGTACAGTCAAGAGTTCACGTTCTGTGAAAAAGTTAAAGAGAGGCTTGGCAGTAAAGATGATTACCAGGAATTCCTGAAATGTCTTCACATTTACAGCACATAA